A window of the Cystobacter fuscus genome harbors these coding sequences:
- a CDS encoding trifunctional serine/threonine-protein kinase/ATP-binding protein/sensor histidine kinase, whose amino-acid sequence MLDIPGYKLLGTLRTTSASVLFHAVRESDGLPVIIKTPAVQSPNLRERERYRREFGILRRLREVGGVVRAFSQEDVLGRPVILMERLRGEPLADFVGKPMEVPRFLELALSLASTLAQVHRHGVIHKDIKPANIIAEPEGGARLIDFGVATLQRVEHQEAAPASLIEGTLAYMSPEQTGRMNRQVDYRTDFYSLGVTFYELLTGLRPFHGRDALEWFHAHIAQRPKPPHELVPGVPPALSAVVLKLLAKTAEERYQSAEGLRIDLEKCRDGALEAFPLGTADSPQRFQLPQRLYGRETHVATLLRGFERVARGGAAELMLVHGYSGIGKSSVVRELHKPVVQRRGFFLSGKFEQFQRDIPYATLAQAIRGLVQQLMAGSDEELAHWRERLQAAWAEKGQVLVELVPQLERIVGRQPPVQELTLSEAQNRFRRVFRQFLGVFATPEQPLVLFLDDLQWADLASLQLIQHLLTHPETPPLLLLGAYRDNEISLSHPLMLTLDAARKSGARVTDLRLEPLSVQQLQQLVTDALPGASPELVVPLSALVREKTGGNPFFVNQLLLALDHDGLLTRTPQDTWQWDAERIQARGYSDNVVDFMVAKLRQLPTWVQRLLSLAACVGNVFSLAMLNTLSGQQGEDEVERGLAPALQEGLLTRDGPEQFRFLHDRIHQAAHALISAEERKAIHLGIGRTLLASLSPEELHQKLFDVVSQLNDAVELIHEPAERHRLSRLNAEAGMKAKASIAHRPAISYFTKAFSLIPGDPWETDATLAFQVRLAWAQCELMSGNPAETGRLMEGLLTRAPTLADRVATYLLLNDLYLGTSRMKEASACILECLALLGMSIPAAPSAQEATAAYEEVRALLRENPIRSLDALPRMTDPDMKLTMDALLSLFSSSFFIDPHLLIINLSQMVTLTIRHGFTEAALSGFSWLGVMAGAHFNHYREGYALGVLARQHLEHHELSSQRAKVLFSLQFISYWAQPLAVTQQLVIEGFQHAVQQGEFQVAAYCGNSITLNRLAMGHHLDDVHQEALVRGDFSQRAGVADARSMLLLHQSYVRQLRGHSLSFDTLSGEDFDEQAFEASLKSSRLNGPRSTYWLVKMKSRFMCGAYEEALEAANQVAGYIWVMRGSINILDFHLYRALTLAATCEGEATAAREKTLEAIQRHHEQLASWADNCPETFRAPERMVFAELSRLTGRLDDAIIAYEDAIRSARDNGFTQNTGIAAELAANFWRARRATTTALTFARDARAAYQQWGALGKVRHLESRWPGLEPSRTDVEDATTATTDSTQVDALTVVKAQQAISREIVLERLATTLLQVAIENAGAQRGALLLPDGDTLSVAAISGGPPEDSAVRVGEQGTSQELPWTLIGYVKRTHEHVHIDDAAQPHPFSSDEYLRGHETRSVLCLPLMRQEVFCGALYLENNLATNAFNPKRLILLSHLASQAAISIENARLYEHVKRGEAALRRANDALEQRVEERTRALKEAQAQLVDTAREVGMSEVASNVLHNVGNVLTSAVINVEMLRRAVGDSRVSRVKQVSAMILEHREDLSDFFTGDSRGRQIPDYLAELSEELLREQEKLLGDVEEMGRNIEHIRAIVQVQQTYAKTAVLAVECDLAQLVDDALRIQMASLKRHGITITRELPVLPMVQMDKHKVLQILINLISNAKHALDVLPESQRRLHVRLSTQGHKVRVEVVDNGMGIAPESRERLFTHGFTTRKNGHGFGLHSSALAAQMLGGQLTLESDGPDKGATATLELPLG is encoded by the coding sequence ATGCTCGACATCCCAGGGTACAAGCTCCTCGGTACGCTGCGCACGACCAGCGCGAGCGTGCTCTTTCATGCGGTGCGTGAGTCGGATGGCCTGCCGGTCATCATCAAGACCCCCGCCGTCCAATCCCCCAACCTGCGCGAGCGCGAGCGCTACCGCCGGGAGTTCGGCATCCTGCGGCGGCTGCGGGAGGTGGGCGGCGTGGTCCGCGCCTTTTCGCAGGAGGACGTGCTCGGCCGGCCCGTGATCCTCATGGAGCGGCTGCGGGGCGAGCCCCTGGCCGACTTCGTGGGCAAACCCATGGAGGTGCCCCGGTTCCTGGAGCTGGCCCTCTCGCTGGCCTCCACCCTCGCGCAGGTCCACCGCCACGGCGTCATCCACAAGGACATCAAGCCCGCCAACATCATCGCCGAGCCCGAGGGCGGCGCCCGTCTCATCGACTTCGGGGTGGCCACGCTCCAACGGGTGGAGCACCAGGAGGCGGCGCCCGCCTCCCTCATCGAGGGGACACTCGCGTACATGTCGCCCGAGCAGACCGGGCGGATGAATCGCCAGGTGGACTACCGCACGGACTTCTACTCGCTCGGGGTCACGTTCTACGAGCTGCTCACCGGACTGCGCCCCTTCCATGGACGGGACGCGCTCGAGTGGTTCCACGCCCACATCGCCCAACGTCCGAAGCCTCCCCACGAGCTCGTCCCCGGCGTGCCTCCCGCCCTCTCGGCCGTCGTGCTCAAGCTGTTGGCCAAGACGGCCGAGGAGCGCTACCAGAGCGCCGAGGGGCTGCGGATCGATCTGGAGAAGTGCCGCGACGGAGCGCTCGAGGCGTTCCCCCTGGGCACCGCGGACAGCCCCCAACGCTTCCAGTTGCCTCAGCGGCTCTATGGGCGCGAGACGCACGTCGCCACGCTGCTGCGGGGATTCGAGCGCGTCGCGCGGGGAGGAGCCGCGGAGCTCATGCTGGTGCACGGCTACTCCGGCATCGGCAAGTCCTCGGTGGTGCGGGAGCTGCACAAGCCGGTGGTGCAGCGGCGTGGGTTCTTCCTGAGCGGCAAGTTCGAGCAGTTCCAGCGCGACATCCCCTACGCGACGCTGGCCCAGGCCATCCGCGGGCTCGTGCAGCAGTTGATGGCGGGCAGCGACGAGGAGCTGGCCCACTGGCGCGAGCGCCTCCAGGCGGCCTGGGCGGAAAAGGGCCAGGTGCTGGTGGAGCTCGTCCCCCAGCTCGAGCGCATCGTGGGCCGGCAACCCCCGGTCCAGGAGCTGACGCTCTCCGAGGCACAGAACCGCTTCAGGCGGGTGTTCCGCCAGTTCCTCGGCGTCTTCGCCACGCCGGAGCAACCCCTGGTGCTGTTCCTGGATGACTTGCAGTGGGCGGACCTGGCCAGCCTCCAGCTCATCCAGCACCTGCTCACCCACCCGGAGACGCCCCCCCTGCTGCTGCTGGGCGCCTACCGGGACAACGAGATTTCACTCTCGCATCCCCTGATGTTGACGTTGGACGCGGCGCGCAAGTCAGGCGCCCGGGTGACCGACCTCCGGCTCGAGCCACTGAGCGTGCAGCAGCTCCAGCAGCTCGTCACGGACGCCCTGCCCGGAGCGAGCCCGGAGCTCGTCGTCCCCCTGTCGGCGCTGGTGCGCGAGAAGACGGGCGGCAACCCGTTCTTCGTCAACCAGCTCCTGCTCGCGCTCGACCACGACGGCCTGCTCACCCGCACGCCCCAGGACACCTGGCAGTGGGACGCCGAGCGCATCCAGGCCAGGGGCTACTCGGACAACGTGGTCGACTTCATGGTGGCCAAGCTGCGCCAGCTCCCCACGTGGGTCCAACGCCTGCTGAGCCTGGCCGCGTGCGTGGGCAACGTCTTCTCCCTCGCGATGCTGAACACCCTGTCCGGACAGCAGGGGGAGGACGAGGTGGAGCGGGGACTCGCCCCCGCGCTGCAGGAGGGTCTGTTGACGCGCGACGGCCCGGAGCAGTTCCGCTTCCTGCATGATCGCATCCACCAAGCGGCTCATGCCCTCATCTCCGCGGAGGAGCGCAAGGCCATCCACCTGGGCATCGGCCGGACGCTGCTCGCGAGCCTCTCTCCGGAGGAGCTGCACCAGAAGCTCTTCGACGTGGTGAGCCAGCTCAACGACGCGGTCGAGCTCATCCACGAGCCCGCGGAGCGCCACCGCCTCTCGCGGCTCAACGCCGAGGCGGGCATGAAGGCCAAGGCCTCCATCGCGCATCGCCCCGCCATCTCCTATTTCACCAAGGCCTTCTCGCTCATTCCCGGGGACCCGTGGGAGACGGACGCCACGCTGGCCTTCCAGGTGCGGCTCGCCTGGGCCCAGTGCGAACTCATGAGCGGCAATCCCGCCGAGACGGGCCGGCTGATGGAGGGACTCCTCACCCGGGCGCCCACCCTCGCGGACAGGGTGGCCACCTACCTGCTGCTGAATGACCTCTACCTGGGCACGTCCCGGATGAAGGAGGCCAGCGCCTGCATCCTGGAGTGTCTGGCCTTGCTGGGCATGTCGATCCCCGCGGCCCCCTCCGCCCAGGAAGCGACGGCCGCCTACGAGGAGGTGCGGGCACTGCTCCGGGAGAACCCCATCCGGAGCCTCGACGCGCTTCCCCGCATGACGGATCCGGACATGAAGCTGACGATGGACGCCCTCCTGTCCCTCTTCTCCTCATCCTTCTTCATCGATCCCCACCTGCTCATCATCAACCTGAGCCAGATGGTCACCCTGACGATCCGGCACGGCTTCACGGAAGCCGCCCTGTCCGGGTTCAGCTGGCTGGGGGTGATGGCCGGCGCCCACTTCAACCACTACCGGGAGGGCTATGCGCTGGGAGTGCTCGCCCGGCAGCACCTGGAGCACCACGAGCTGTCCTCACAGCGGGCCAAGGTGCTCTTCAGCCTCCAATTCATCAGCTATTGGGCCCAGCCCCTCGCCGTGACCCAGCAGCTCGTCATCGAGGGCTTCCAGCACGCCGTCCAGCAGGGAGAATTCCAGGTGGCCGCCTACTGCGGCAACTCCATCACCCTGAACCGCCTCGCCATGGGGCACCACCTGGATGACGTCCACCAGGAAGCGCTCGTGCGAGGCGACTTCTCGCAGAGGGCGGGGGTCGCCGATGCGCGGAGCATGCTCCTGCTCCATCAAAGCTACGTGCGACAGTTGCGCGGGCACTCGCTCTCGTTCGACACGCTGAGCGGAGAGGACTTCGACGAGCAGGCGTTCGAGGCGTCACTGAAGTCCTCGCGACTGAACGGCCCGCGCAGCACCTATTGGCTCGTCAAGATGAAGTCCCGCTTCATGTGCGGCGCCTACGAGGAGGCGCTCGAGGCCGCCAACCAGGTGGCCGGGTACATCTGGGTCATGAGGGGAAGCATCAACATCCTGGACTTCCACCTCTACCGCGCCCTCACGCTGGCCGCGACCTGCGAGGGCGAGGCGACGGCGGCGAGGGAGAAGACCCTCGAGGCCATCCAGCGGCACCACGAGCAGCTCGCGTCCTGGGCGGATAACTGCCCCGAGACCTTCCGCGCCCCCGAGCGCATGGTGTTCGCGGAGCTGTCCCGGCTCACGGGGCGGCTGGATGACGCGATCATCGCCTATGAGGACGCCATCCGCTCGGCGCGCGACAACGGCTTCACCCAGAACACCGGCATCGCGGCCGAACTCGCGGCGAACTTCTGGCGCGCGCGGCGGGCGACGACCACCGCCCTCACCTTCGCGCGCGATGCCCGGGCGGCGTACCAACAATGGGGAGCCCTGGGCAAGGTGCGTCACCTGGAGTCCCGATGGCCAGGCCTCGAGCCCTCCCGGACCGACGTCGAGGACGCCACCACCGCCACCACGGACTCCACCCAGGTCGACGCGCTCACGGTGGTCAAGGCACAGCAGGCCATCTCCCGGGAGATCGTCCTGGAGCGGCTGGCGACGACCCTGCTGCAGGTGGCCATCGAGAACGCCGGAGCCCAACGCGGCGCCCTGTTGCTGCCCGACGGGGACACGCTCTCGGTGGCCGCCATCTCCGGAGGCCCACCGGAGGACAGCGCCGTGCGGGTCGGGGAGCAAGGCACTTCCCAGGAGCTGCCCTGGACGCTCATCGGCTACGTCAAGCGCACCCACGAGCACGTCCACATCGACGACGCCGCCCAACCCCATCCGTTCTCGTCCGACGAGTACCTGCGCGGCCACGAGACCCGCTCGGTGCTGTGCCTGCCGCTGATGCGCCAGGAAGTGTTCTGCGGAGCGCTGTATCTGGAGAACAACCTGGCCACCAACGCCTTCAACCCGAAGCGGCTCATCCTGCTGAGCCACCTCGCCTCGCAGGCGGCGATCTCCATCGAGAACGCGCGACTGTACGAGCATGTGAAGCGGGGCGAGGCGGCCCTGCGCCGGGCCAACGACGCGCTCGAGCAGCGGGTGGAGGAGCGCACGCGCGCGTTGAAGGAAGCCCAGGCCCAACTGGTGGACACGGCGCGCGAGGTGGGCATGAGCGAGGTCGCCTCCAACGTGCTGCACAACGTGGGCAACGTGCTCACCAGCGCCGTCATCAACGTGGAGATGCTGCGCCGGGCCGTGGGCGACTCGCGCGTGAGCCGGGTGAAGCAGGTCTCCGCGATGATTCTCGAGCACCGCGAGGATCTCTCGGACTTCTTCACGGGCGACTCGCGAGGCCGGCAGATCCCCGACTACCTCGCCGAGCTGTCCGAGGAGCTGCTGCGCGAACAGGAGAAGTTGCTGGGAGACGTGGAGGAGATGGGCCGGAACATCGAGCACATCCGCGCCATCGTCCAGGTGCAACAGACCTACGCGAAGACCGCCGTCCTGGCGGTGGAGTGCGACCTCGCCCAGCTCGTCGACGATGCCCTGCGCATCCAGATGGCCTCGCTCAAGCGCCATGGCATCACCATCACCCGGGAGCTGCC